GTAGGGCTGGAGAGTAATCCACATAATTTCTTGTTGATGCACGCCATGGGCCCTAATGTTGCCGGTGTCATTGGTTCAGCGGTAGCTGCCGGGGTTTTACTCAGTTTGGTTAAGTAAATTTACGCACTATTTAGTTTGATAGTCATTAATCCCGCTCGCCATGAACGGGATTAATGATAGATTAATGGTACTTTTTGGATAATCTCACCCGCGTATATTTACGCTCACGCTAGCTTATTTTTATACGCCAGAAATTTTGAGGATATAAAGACATGCTGGACATCTTACAAATCCCTGTTTTAACTGATAACTATATTTATCTGCTTCACGACCCGGTATCGGGAGAAACTGCCGTCGTTGATCCTGCTCTTGCACAACCGGTTTTGAATGTTCTTGATGAAAAAGGCTGGCGTCTTACTTATATTTTAAATACCCATCATCATTGGGATCATGTGGGTGGTAATCTCAAGCTTAAGCAAAAAACCGGCTGCCAAATTATTGCTGCACAAGCAGACCGGGAGCGAATTCCTGGAATTGACAGGGGCGTTAGTGAAAACGATATCATTTCACTGGGTCAGCATCAGACCAAGGTTATTGCAACACCAGGTCATACCAGTGCGCATATTGTTTATCATTTTGCCAAAGATGGGGCGCTGTTTTGCGGGGATACTTTATTTGTTATGGGTTGCGGTCGGTTATTTGAGGGAACATCTGAGCAAATGTGGACTTCATTACAAAAATTAAAGGCTTTGCCATCAGCAACCCAAATTTATTGCACCCACGAATACACCCAGGCAAATGGACAGTTTGCTTTAAGCGTTGAACCAGATAATAAGTACACACAGAAAAAAATGCTTGAAGTGGCGCAATTGAGATTGATGAATCAATCCACAGTGCCTTCGACTATCGGGGAAGAAAGGGCAACCAATCCGTTTTTTAGGGAAGACAGTCTCAGTATACAAAAAAAACTGGGGTTGGAAGGGCAATCATCGGTAAGTGTCTTTACAGAGCTACGGAAACGTAAAGATTCGTTTTAAGTAGAATGGGTAGAGCAACGCGAAACCCATAACATCGGTGGTTGATTTAGATGGGTTTCGGCTATCACCTCTACCCATCTAACTGTTAGTATGGAAAATGTTAGCCTTTAGGTCGCATATGCGGGAACAATAATACATCACGAATTGACGGCGCATCCGTAAACAACATCACCAGACGATCAATACCAATGCCTTCGCCTGCTGTTGGCGGCATGCCGTGTTCCAGCGCGACGATATAATCGGCGTCAAAATGCATGGCTTCATCATCACCGGCTTCTTTTTCTTCCACTTGTTTTTGGAAGCGCGCAGCCTGGTCTTCAGCATCATTTAACTCGGTAAAACCGTTGGCAATTTCACGGCCGCCGACAAAAAATTCAAAGCGATCGGTCACATGCGGGTTGTCGTCATTACGTCGTGCCAGTGGCGATACTTCAACGGGATAGGCGGTAATAAAGGTCGGATTCATCAAACGACTTTCTACCGTTTTTTCAAAAATCTCGATTTGTACTTTACCTAAACCGTAACCTTCCTTAACAGGAATATGCAGATTTTCAGCAACTTTAACGGCTGCTTCACGAGTTTCAAGATTACTGGCGCTCAGGTCAGGGTTGAAGTGCAGGATTGACTCAACTACCGTCATGCGATCAAAAGGCTTACCAAAATCGTATTGCTCGCCCTGATAAGTCACCTCTGTTTGACCAAGAACTTCTATGGCAATACCGCGTAACATCTCTTCGGTTAAATCCATTAAGTCCTGATATTCAGCGTACGCCTGATAAAACTCCAACATGGTAAATTCAGGGTTATGACGTGTTGATAAACCTTCATTTCTAAAGTTACGATTAATTTCAAATACCCGTTCAAAACCACCGACAACCAGGCGTTTCAAATATAACTCAGGGGCGATACGCAAAAACATATCCATGTCCAGTGCGTTATGAAAGGTCGTAAAAGGTCTTGCCGTTGCTCCGCCCGGAATTACCTGCATCATGGGCGTTTCAACTTCCAGAAATTGACGTTCAATCAGGAACTGACGTATATAGGCAACGACTTTTGAGCGTATCAGAAACGTATTGCGCGATTGCTCGCTCATAATCAAATCCAGATAACGCTGCCGGTATTTGATTTCCTGATCGGCAATGCCATGAAACTTTTCAGGCAATGGACGCAAAGCTTTGGTTAACAAACGAATATCGTCAACCTTAATACTAAGTTCACCAGTTTGGGTGACAAACAATACTCCTTCTGCACCGATAATATCGCCAATATCCCATTTTTTAAACTGTTCGTTATAAAAGCCTTCAGGTAAAGTGTCTCTGGTGACATAAAGCTGAATTTTGCCGGACATATCCTGAATATGCGCAAAACTGGCTTTGCCCATTACCCTGCGAGTCATAATCCTGCCTGCCAGTTTTACCCTGACGGGATCTGCTTCCAGTTGTTCTTTTGTTTTTTCGCCGTATTCGGCTAACAGCTCACCGGCAACGACATTGCGGCGAAAATCAGTAGGGAAAGGGATGCCGCCATTGGCACGCAACTCATTTAATTTGCTGCGGCGTTGTTTAATTTGTTCTTGTTCGTCTTGTTGAATTTCTGACATGGTTTTTAGGTATCAAAATAATAGAATTAAAAAATGTTCGTTCTTCATTACTTTCGCGATGCAAGAGCACGGCGGCGAGAAAATTGTTGTTTACAGAATGGGCGGATTTAAGTGCGTGGCATGATTCACGATTAATGTGCATCAAAGCGATCAGTCTGTCTTGTAAAGTGATATCGGCCTACAACCCGCTCTTCAAACTGGCTTCAATAAACTGATCCAGATCGCCATCCAAAACGGCTTGGGTATTACCTGTTTCCACACCGGTGCGTAAATCCTTAATACGTGATTGGTCCAGTACATAAGAACGGATTTGACTGCCCCAGCCGATATCGGATTTGGTATCTTCCAAGGCTTGAGCTGATTCACTGCGTTTGCGCATTTCCAGTTCATATAATTTGGCTTTTAATTGCTTCATCGCAGTGGCACGATTTTTATGCTGCGAGCGATCGCTTTGGCATTGCACAACAATTCCGGTTGGGTTATGAGTCATACGCACGGCGGATTCGGTTTTGTTAATATGCTGGCCACCAGCGCCGCTGGCACGATAAACATCGACGCGCACATCGGCTGGATTAATGTCGATGTCAATATCATCATCAATTTCCGGCGATACAAACACTGAAGCAAAAGAAGTGTGACGTCGGTTGCCTGAGTCGAAGGGTGATTTTCTAACGAGACGATGAACACCGGTTTCGGTGCGCAACCAGCCAAAGGCGTATTCACCTTCAAAGCGAATAGTGGCACTTTTAATGCCCGCAACATCGCCTTGTGATTCTTCAATGAGTTCTGTTTTAAAGCCTTTGCGCTCACCCCAGCGTAAAAACATCCGCTCAATTATCGAGGCCCAGTCTTGTGCTTCTGTCCCGCCGGAACCCGACTGTATATCCAAAAAGGCATTGTTGGGGTCCATTTCACCTGAAAACATGCGTCGAAATTCAAGGGCGGTCACCCTTTTTTCGAAATAGGCCAAATCATTAATAACGGTATCAACGGTTTCTTCATCATCTTCGTCAATTGCCATCATCAGCAATTCTTCGGCATCTGCCAAGCCGCGTTCCAGGTCATTAATGGTATTAACAATAACTTCCAGTTGCCCGCGTTCTTTCCCTAATGTTTGAGCCAGTTCAGGATTATCCCAAATTTTGGGATTTTCAAGTTCCAGTAATACTTCGACCAAGCGTTCATGCTTTACATCAAAGTCAAAGATACCTCCTAAGGGCATCACCACGGGTTTTTAGGTCAGCTATTTTATTTTTAATCGGGTTTATTTCTTGCATGGGGGTATTTTAACCAATGACAATCGATAACAAGCGTTACATAAAGAACACTGATCGATGAAAACTTTAAAAAGAGGTTGATTATAAACCATAAGCCGGTTGGGTTCATGCAGAACTTGGCAATAGAAAACATTTAATAATTAATTCAATAGATTATCAGCCTGCGATGGTTTTTAATTGTAAATTGAGATGAACAGGTTTTTGTCGCAGCTTGAAAAATCGGCTCCCTACATCTTTAATTTAAGATAAAATACAAAGATAAATGCGATCCATGAGCAAATTTATTAAGAACTACCAAGCTAATAGCAGTAGTTTGTTCGGTAAGTTTTTCCAAACAGATTCATTAACACAGGAATATACGATGAAGATAGTGGCTTTGTACAGCATCAAAGGTGGTGTTGGTAAAACCTCAAGCGCAGTCAATTTGGCGTTTATTTCTGCGTGTAAAGGTTATCGTACATTGGTTTGGGATTTGGATCCACAGGGAGCCAGTAGCTATTATTTTCGTATCAAGCCCAAGTTAAAAGGCGGCAGTAAAGATTTAATTGCCGGCAAACGTGATCTGGAAGGGCTGATTAAAGGGACTGATTTTGAAAATCTGGATTTGTTACCGGCAGATTTTTCTTTCAGAAATCTGGATTTGGTTTTGGATACCAAGAAAAAACCGACCCAACAACTTAAAAAATTGCTTAAGCCGCTAGCAGCAGAGTATGATTTTATTTTTTTGGATTGTCCGCCCAATATTTCCTTATTATCAGAAGCCGTGTTTGAAGCGGCTGATATTTTAATGTCGCCCATTATTCCTACTACATTATCTTTAAGAACACTTGAGCAATTAAAAGAATTTATTAAAGATAATAAATTGGATAATCTGGTATTGATCCCGTTTTTCTCTATGGCCGATCGTCGTAAAAACATGCACAAGGACATTATGGAAAATTTGGCTCAAAGTCATCCGGAAATTTTAAATACCGCGATTCCTTACTCCAGTGATATTGAACGTATGGGACTGGAACGTATGCCGTTGGGTGGTTTTATCAATAAAAGTCGCTCTACCGAGGCTTATAATGATTTGTGGCAGGAAATGATGGATCGCGTTGGTGGATAAGCGGCCAAAATCAGCCGAGCCGTTATGATCTCAATTATTCAACGGGTAACCACAGCAAAAGTCACTGTCAATAACCAAGACATAGGCTGGATAGCGACGGGAATTATGGCGCTGGTGGCTGTAGAAAAAGAAGATAGCCAAAAAGATGCCGAACGGTTGCTGGAGCGTATCCTTAATTATCGGATTTTTGCTGACGATAATGACCG
Above is a window of Methylobacter sp. S3L5C DNA encoding:
- the gloB gene encoding hydroxyacylglutathione hydrolase, which encodes MLDILQIPVLTDNYIYLLHDPVSGETAVVDPALAQPVLNVLDEKGWRLTYILNTHHHWDHVGGNLKLKQKTGCQIIAAQADRERIPGIDRGVSENDIISLGQHQTKVIATPGHTSAHIVYHFAKDGALFCGDTLFVMGCGRLFEGTSEQMWTSLQKLKALPSATQIYCTHEYTQANGQFALSVEPDNKYTQKKMLEVAQLRLMNQSTVPSTIGEERATNPFFREDSLSIQKKLGLEGQSSVSVFTELRKRKDSF
- the lysS gene encoding lysine--tRNA ligase, giving the protein MSEIQQDEQEQIKQRRSKLNELRANGGIPFPTDFRRNVVAGELLAEYGEKTKEQLEADPVRVKLAGRIMTRRVMGKASFAHIQDMSGKIQLYVTRDTLPEGFYNEQFKKWDIGDIIGAEGVLFVTQTGELSIKVDDIRLLTKALRPLPEKFHGIADQEIKYRQRYLDLIMSEQSRNTFLIRSKVVAYIRQFLIERQFLEVETPMMQVIPGGATARPFTTFHNALDMDMFLRIAPELYLKRLVVGGFERVFEINRNFRNEGLSTRHNPEFTMLEFYQAYAEYQDLMDLTEEMLRGIAIEVLGQTEVTYQGEQYDFGKPFDRMTVVESILHFNPDLSASNLETREAAVKVAENLHIPVKEGYGLGKVQIEIFEKTVESRLMNPTFITAYPVEVSPLARRNDDNPHVTDRFEFFVGGREIANGFTELNDAEDQAARFQKQVEEKEAGDDEAMHFDADYIVALEHGMPPTAGEGIGIDRLVMLFTDAPSIRDVLLFPHMRPKG
- the prfB gene encoding peptide chain release factor 2 (programmed frameshift), giving the protein MQEINPIKNKIADLKTRGDALRRYLDFDVKHERLVEVLLELENPKIWDNPELAQTLGKERGQLEVIVNTINDLERGLADAEELLMMAIDEDDEETVDTVINDLAYFEKRVTALEFRRMFSGEMDPNNAFLDIQSGSGGTEAQDWASIIERMFLRWGERKGFKTELIEESQGDVAGIKSATIRFEGEYAFGWLRTETGVHRLVRKSPFDSGNRRHTSFASVFVSPEIDDDIDIDINPADVRVDVYRASGAGGQHINKTESAVRMTHNPTGIVVQCQSDRSQHKNRATAMKQLKAKLYELEMRKRSESAQALEDTKSDIGWGSQIRSYVLDQSRIKDLRTGVETGNTQAVLDGDLDQFIEASLKSGL
- a CDS encoding ParA family protein; translation: MSKFIKNYQANSSSLFGKFFQTDSLTQEYTMKIVALYSIKGGVGKTSSAVNLAFISACKGYRTLVWDLDPQGASSYYFRIKPKLKGGSKDLIAGKRDLEGLIKGTDFENLDLLPADFSFRNLDLVLDTKKKPTQQLKKLLKPLAAEYDFIFLDCPPNISLLSEAVFEAADILMSPIIPTTLSLRTLEQLKEFIKDNKLDNLVLIPFFSMADRRKNMHKDIMENLAQSHPEILNTAIPYSSDIERMGLERMPLGGFINKSRSTEAYNDLWQEMMDRVGG